A region of the Candidatus Methylomirabilis oxygeniifera genome:
CTCCTTGATGTTCTCGATCAAAGATCGGGTCGGGGCGCTATATAGAATTCTGGAGCCGTTCGCGAAGTATCAGATCAATCTGACCAAGGTCGAGTCCCGCCCATCCAAGACGAAGGCGTGGGAGTATATCTTCTATTTGGATATTGAGGGGCACATTGCCGACGAGCCTGTTAAGGCCGCGCTCGCGCTCTTACAGGAGGAGTGTCTTTTTCTGAAGGTCCTCGGCTCGTACCCGAGAGAACGTTCAATCGAGAGCTGAGAGGGCCGGGAGAATTATGGCCAAGTTGCTGGAAGAGATCGCCTCGCCGTATCTTCAGGGGCTGGCACCGTATATCCCCGGGAAACCGATCGGTGAAGTAGAGCGGGAACTCGGGATTACGGGGGCCATCAAGCTGGCATCAAACGAGAACCCTCTGGGTCCTTCGCCGTTGGCACTCCGCGCCCTACGAGATGCACTGTCGGAGAGTCATCGATATCCAGATGGCGGCGGCTATTACCTGAAGCAGGCGCTGGCGAAGCGCCTTGGGTTGACGCCGGATCATCTGGTGCTGGGGAACGGCTGTAATGAACTCCTTGAGCTGACGGCCCGCTGCTTCCTGCTGCCGGGCGACGAGGTCGTGATCGCCGATCCGGCGTTTGTCATTTACGGGATGCTGGCGCATCTGCAAGGGTGCACCACGGTCTGCGTGCCGCTGAAGGCGTGGACCCACGACCTTGAGGCCATGGCGAAGGCGGTGACCTCCAGGACCAAAATGGTCTTTGTCGGCAATCCAAACAATCCTACCGGCACGGCTGTACAGCCGGCAGAGCTGACGGCGTTCATGGGCGCCATTCCGGACGATGTCATTGTGGTCGTCGATGAGGCGTATATCGAGTACGTCCCTCCCCGGATGATTCCGGATTCACTCAGATATGTCCGGCAGGGACGATCGGTCATTGTACTTCGGACCTTCTCCAAGATCTATGGCTTGGCAGGGCTCCGGGTCGGGTATGGGATGGCGCCGCCGTCGATGGTGGAACTCCTCGAACGGATTCGCGCGCCGTTCAACGTCAATGCGTTAGCGCAGCGGGCTGCACTGGCTGCCCTCGATGACGAAGCCCACCTGTCAAGCAGCCGAACGATGAATGAGTTAGGCAGGGCGTACCTTTCCGGCGAGCTTCATCGTCTGGGGCTGGAGTGCCCGCCGTCAGTGGCGAATTTCCTGCTGGTCGATCTGAAGCAGGACGGACGGGCAACGGCCGATGCGTTACTCCGAATGGGTGTCATCGTGCGCCCACTGGGAGGAGCCCTTTTGAAGAGCCATGTCCGCGTCACTATCGGGACGCCTCCGGAGAACGAACGGTTCATGGAGGCGTTGAAAACAGTACTGCAAAAAGGCAGCGATCAACCAAAGCTGAGGGCTGATAGCTGAAGTCCTAACATGATTATCATCCTCAAGCCGCATACGACCGAGGCGGAGATTGCCCTGGTCGTCAAGAAGATCGAAAGTTTTGGTCTGGCCGCTCACATCTCGAAAGGGACCGAGCGGACCATCATCGGGGCTATCGGCGATGAGCGGGCCCTTCAGGAGGGACCATTAGAGGCCTTCCCCTTTGTCGAACAGGTGCTGCCGATTCTGAAGCCGTATAAACTGGCCAGTCGCGAATTCAAGCCCGACGGCTCCATCGTGAATGTAGACGGGGTGCTGGTGGGCGGTCGGCGGGTAGTGGTGATGGCCGGGCCGTGCGCTGTGGAGAGTCGGGAAGGTCTGTTGCAGATCGCACAGTACGTGAAGACCGGTGGAGGACACATCCTCCGGGGCGGCGCGTATAAACCTCGGACGTCCCCATACACCTTTCAAGGTCTGGGTGAGGAGGGGCTGGCCTATCTGGCCGAGGCCAAGCAGGCAACCGGATTGCCGATTGCGACTGAACTGATGGACAGCCGTGATGCCGATGCGGTCTATCAATATGCCGACCTGATACAGATCGGCGCGAGGAACATGCAGAACTTCAAGCTCCTCACGGAGGTAGGGTCGCGTCGAAAGCCCGTTCTCCTGAAGAGAGGATCCAGCAGTACGGTCAAGGAGTTGTTGCTCGCCGCCGAGTATATTCTGTCGGAGGGCAACTACGACGTCATCCTGTGCGAGCGCGGGATCAGGACCTTTGAGGACGCCACCCGCAACACATTGGATCTTTCGGCGGTCCCTCTGATCAAGCGGCTCTCCCACCTGCCGGTGGTCGTCGATCCGAGCCATGGGACAGGCAAGTGGCATCTGGTGTCGCCGATGGCGCTGGCAGCCATAGCGGCAGGCGCCGACGGCATCATGGTGGAGGTTCACCCTCATCCGGAAGAAGCCCTGTCCGACGGCCCGCAAGCCCTTGTGCCCAGCACATTCGAGACACTGATGAATGACCTGAATAGAGTCGCTCAGGCCGTAGGAAGGTCGCTGTGACCGGCGAGTTAAGGCCGGAGTCGGTTCATGATGCTGCCGCTTCAACGTCGCTTCCCCTTGTGCAGCGGCTTGCGATCATCGGCCTGGGCCTGATCGGTTCAAGCGTGGGATTGGCCTGTCGCGCTCATGGTCTGGCCAAAGAGATCCGGGGAGCCGATATCGAGCCGGATCATCGCGCGCACGCGGTTGCGCTGGGCATCGTCGATCTCGCCTTCGCGGATATCGCCGCTGCGATTGAGGGAGCCGACATGGTCGTGCTTGCGGTGCCGGTCGGCGCGATCGCACCGACGCTGGAGCAGATCGTCCCGCATTTGGCACCGGGCGCAGTAGTGACTGATGTGGGGAGCGTCAAGGGGGTTGTCGCGACAACGATGGACCGGCTGCTGCCGGCTGGTAACGGGGTACCGGGCCATCCGATCGCCGGCCGCGAGACGTCTGGGCCCGGCGCGGCGGCGGCCGAGCTGTTCGTCGGCGCAAAGTGCATACTGACCCCCGGCCGGTTGACCGATCCTGCCGCCGTTGCACGGGTTCGCGCCCTGTGGAGGGCAGTAGGGTCTGAGGTGCTGCAGATGCGTCCGGAGTGCCATGACGAGATCTTCGCGGCCATCAGCCATCTGCCGCACATCGTGGCCTATGCGCTGATGGGTGCTATACTTGATCTGGAAGGCGGCGAACATCTGCAGGCATTGGCGGGTGGCGGCTTGAGAGATTTCAGCCGAGTGGCCATGAGCCATCCGGTCATGTGGCGCGATATCTGCCTCGCCAACCGTGAGCCGATCCTGAAGATGATCGCTCGATTTCAGGGCGCCTTGAGCGATCTGGCTGCAATGATCAGCGCTGAAGACGGCGACGGCCTGCATCAGCGGTTTGCGAGGGCGCGCGCCTGTCGGGAGGGTCTTGGGAACGGGAATGAAGGGAACAATCGCGAGCGCCCTGGTCGGTGAGCCCCGCGAGCGGGCGCTGCTGGTAGGGATTCATCGTAAGCGCGACCCGCGCTGGGAGGCGGAGGACTCGTTGGACGAACTTGCGCGTCTCGCGGGCTCGGCAGGCGCTGTGGTAATCGGAACCATCTTGCAGGACCGCGATGTGCCGGACCCGCGCTATCTGATCGGGAAGGGCAAGGCGCAGGAGATCAAGGCGCAGTGGGGTGGGAAGGTGGATCTGCTGGTAATCGATGAGGAGCTGTCCGGATCGCAGCAGCGAAGCCTGGAGGAACTGACCGGATGGAAAACGGTCGATCGCCCGTTGCTGATCCTGGATATCTTCTCCCAGCGGGCCAGGAGCCGGGAGGGCAAGTTGCAGGTCGAACTGGCTCAGCTTGACTATCGCCTGCCCCGGCTGGTCGGAATGGGAACCCAACTCTCACGTTTGGGTGGCGGCATCGGAACACGCGGCCCTGGCGAAACCCAGTTGGAGACGGACCGGCGGACGATCCGGCGGCGTATGGCGAAGATTCGGGAGGAACTGGCCAAGGTCCGCCGTCATCGGGCGCTCTTGAGACGGCCTCGAAAACGCCATGCCATCCCGATCGTGGCTCTGGTCGGCTACACCAATGCCGGTAAGTCGACGCTCTTCAATGCCCTCACGCATTCGGGTGTTCAGACCGATGACGCCCTGTTTGTGACCCTTGATCCCATCTTGCGTCGAGTGACGATGGCCGACGGGTTCGGGTTTCTGCTCTCCGATACTGTAGGGTTTATCCGGCGCCTTCCTGAGCAATTGGTGACGGCGTTCAAGGCGACCCTTGAGGAGTTGGACGAGGCCGATCTTCTGCTGCACGTAATCGACGCGAGCCATCCCCAGGTGATGGAACAGAAAGAGGCGGTCGACACGATTCTCAGGGAGCTTGGCCTCTCGACGAAGCCGATTGTCGAGGTATTCAACAAGATGGATCGCTTGACGGGCGGGATTGGGCAATCTTTCATCGGCGGCAAGACGATAGTGCCGCGAGTGGCGATATCCGCCCTCACAGGGTATGGCCTCGATCGGCTACTGCAGACGGTGCGTGAGTCGCTTGCCCCTACCGCTTCGCAGGCGAGAGGATACGACCGGTTACCCTATCCCGCCGCTCACGCCTAAGGTTGATCACCCCTTTCCGCCGGTCGGAGCCCTGTTGATGCTGAACCTTGCCAATAGCCTCACAATTCTCAGGATCTTTATGACCCCCGTCATCTCGATCCTGTTAGTCTATCAGTTTTGGAGGCTTGGCCTGGCAACCTTTCTACTGGCAGGAGTCACCGACGCCCTTGACGGATTCATCGCGCGTTCGAGGGCCCAGCGAACAGAGCTGGGGATGATCCTGGACCCGCTGGCCGACAAGCTGTTACTCTCTGCGACCTTCGTGACGCTGGTCTACCTGCGTCAGATTCCGCAGTGGCTGTTCATCATCATCGTCAGCCGCGACCTGATATTGATCGGCGGTTTCTTGATTGTGTATCTGGTGACCGGTCAGACCACGGTGTCTGTCTCACGGATGGGGAAGCTCACGACAGGCCTGCAGGTTCTGACCGTGCTGGCGACGCTCATCGCGCGCGTCAACGGCGGGATCGGCCCCTATGTGCCGTGGATCATCTATCTTGCCGCAGCGGTAACGGTTGTTTCAGGGCTCGATTACGTTCGTCAAGGCGTACGGGCGCTGAGCCGGTAAAATGTACTGGTGTAGGCGTCGTGATAGTGGCCCAGGATGTTACACAGGCGTAGGAGTTCCGCAATGACTCACCCATCCCAGGTTGCCTGGAGACCGGACCGGCAGATCATTGCACAGGCCAACATCACCCGATTCATGGGGGAGTACGGCATCGCCTCATATGAAGAGCTGATCCGCAAGTCCACCACGGAGACCGAGTGGTTCTGGGATGCGCTACCGCGTGCCCTCGATATTGAATGGTTTACCCCCTATACCCGGGTGATGGACACCGCGCCGGGGATTCCGTGGACAGAGTGGTACGTGGGCGGGACGCTCAACATTGCTCACAACTGCCTCGACCGCCACGCCTCAGGGCCCACGGCCGACAGGCTGGCCCTCATCGCCGAGACCGAGGACGGCGGGCTTACCCATTGGACTTATGGCGACTTAGCGCAGCGCGTCAATCGGATCGCCTCAGCCATGCGGGGCCTGGGAATCAAGCGGGGGGAGACGGTCGGGATCTATATGCCCATGATCGCCGACGTCGTGACCGTCCTGCTGGCGTGCCTGAAGATCGGAGCCGTTGCCATTCCCATCTTCTCCGGCTTCGCGCCGCGAGCCGTCGCGGAGAGGCTGCGGGACGGCGGCGCCCGCCTGCTGTTTACCGCCGACTACGCGTTCCGACGGGGAAGGCGCGTCGAGCTGAAAGCCGCTGCCGATGAGGCCGCTGCCCTGACGCCATCCGTCGAGCGTCTGGTTGTGTGGCGTCGCTCGGACGAGCCGATCCCGTGGAGAATCGAGCGGGATCTGACCTGGGAGGAGTTTCTGGCCTCGGGTGCGCCAAGTTGTGAGACGGAGGCGATGGCATCGATGGAGCCGGCGATGCTTCTGTACACCTCTGGGACAACCGGACATCCGAAAGGGACGGTCCACTCTCACGCCGGCGCCCTCATCCAGATTGCCAAGGAGATCAGGTATCACTTTGACCTCAAGACCGCCGACCGCTTCTTCTGGCTTACCGATATCGGCTGGATGATGGGACCCTGGATGATCATCGGTTGTCTGTACCATGGCGGAACCGTGGTACTCTATGAGGGAGCACCGGAATACCCGACACCGGACCGCCTGTGGCAGCTCGTGGACCGTCATCAAATTACGATTCTCGGCATTTCTCCTACCGTCATCCGTATGCTCATGCGGGAGGGTGTCGACTGGGTCAGGCGCGATGCACTCTCTTCGCTGCGCA
Encoded here:
- the aroF gene encoding Phospho-2-dehydro-3-deoxyheptonate aldolase (Phospho-2-keto-3-deoxyheptonate aldolase) (DAHP synthetase) (3-deoxy-D-arabino-heptulosonate 7-phosphate synthase), with product MIIILKPHTTEAEIALVVKKIESFGLAAHISKGTERTIIGAIGDERALQEGPLEAFPFVEQVLPILKPYKLASREFKPDGSIVNVDGVLVGGRRVVVMAGPCAVESREGLLQIAQYVKTGGGHILRGGAYKPRTSPYTFQGLGEEGLAYLAEAKQATGLPIATELMDSRDADAVYQYADLIQIGARNMQNFKLLTEVGSRRKPVLLKRGSSSTVKELLLAAEYILSEGNYDVILCERGIRTFEDATRNTLDLSAVPLIKRLSHLPVVVDPSHGTGKWHLVSPMALAAIAAGADGIMVEVHPHPEEALSDGPQALVPSTFETLMNDLNRVAQAVGRSL
- the hisC gene encoding histidinol-phosphate aminotransferase (Evidence 2a : Function of homologous gene experimentally demonstrated in an other organism; Product type e : enzyme) translates to MAKLLEEIASPYLQGLAPYIPGKPIGEVERELGITGAIKLASNENPLGPSPLALRALRDALSESHRYPDGGGYYLKQALAKRLGLTPDHLVLGNGCNELLELTARCFLLPGDEVVIADPAFVIYGMLAHLQGCTTVCVPLKAWTHDLEAMAKAVTSRTKMVFVGNPNNPTGTAVQPAELTAFMGAIPDDVIVVVDEAYIEYVPPRMIPDSLRYVRQGRSVIVLRTFSKIYGLAGLRVGYGMAPPSMVELLERIRAPFNVNALAQRAALAALDDEAHLSSSRTMNELGRAYLSGELHRLGLECPPSVANFLLVDLKQDGRATADALLRMGVIVRPLGGALLKSHVRVTIGTPPENERFMEALKTVLQKGSDQPKLRADS
- a CDS encoding CDP-diacylglycerol--glycerol-3-phosphate 3-phosphatidyltransferase, translated to MPLPLRRREDTTGYPIPPLTPKVDHPFPPVGALLMLNLANSLTILRIFMTPVISILLVYQFWRLGLATFLLAGVTDALDGFIARSRAQRTELGMILDPLADKLLLSATFVTLVYLRQIPQWLFIIIVSRDLILIGGFLIVYLVTGQTTVSVSRMGKLTTGLQVLTVLATLIARVNGGIGPYVPWIIYLAAAVTVVSGLDYVRQGVRALSR
- the hflX gene encoding putative GTPase (Evidence 3 : Function proposed based on presence of conserved amino acid motif, structural feature or limited homology; PubMedId : 2020545, 3040675, 8248183, 8824618, 94068503; Product type pe : putative enzyme), whose product is MKGTIASALVGEPRERALLVGIHRKRDPRWEAEDSLDELARLAGSAGAVVIGTILQDRDVPDPRYLIGKGKAQEIKAQWGGKVDLLVIDEELSGSQQRSLEELTGWKTVDRPLLILDIFSQRARSREGKLQVELAQLDYRLPRLVGMGTQLSRLGGGIGTRGPGETQLETDRRTIRRRMAKIREELAKVRRHRALLRRPRKRHAIPIVALVGYTNAGKSTLFNALTHSGVQTDDALFVTLDPILRRVTMADGFGFLLSDTVGFIRRLPEQLVTAFKATLEELDEADLLLHVIDASHPQVMEQKEAVDTILRELGLSTKPIVEVFNKMDRLTGGIGQSFIGGKTIVPRVAISALTGYGLDRLLQTVRESLAPTASQARGYDRLPYPAAHA
- the acsA gene encoding Acetyl-coenzyme A synthetase (Acetate--CoA ligase) (Acyl-activating enzyme), yielding MTHPSQVAWRPDRQIIAQANITRFMGEYGIASYEELIRKSTTETEWFWDALPRALDIEWFTPYTRVMDTAPGIPWTEWYVGGTLNIAHNCLDRHASGPTADRLALIAETEDGGLTHWTYGDLAQRVNRIASAMRGLGIKRGETVGIYMPMIADVVTVLLACLKIGAVAIPIFSGFAPRAVAERLRDGGARLLFTADYAFRRGRRVELKAAADEAAALTPSVERLVVWRRSDEPIPWRIERDLTWEEFLASGAPSCETEAMASMEPAMLLYTSGTTGHPKGTVHSHAGALIQIAKEIRYHFDLKTADRFFWLTDIGWMMGPWMIIGCLYHGGTVVLYEGAPEYPTPDRLWQLVDRHQITILGISPTVIRMLMREGVDWVRRDALSSLRILGSTGEPWDPDSWWWYFEQIGQRRCPVINISGGTDIIGCFLAPLIIKELKPCSLQGPGLGMAVEVWNEAGQPVREEVGRLVATRPAPSMTRGFWKDANRYLDTYWSHWPDVWDHGDWAYIDADGHWFLHGRADDTIKVAGRRIGPAEIEGALMEHPAVSEAAAIGVPDPIKGEAIVCFAVLGRQYAPSNELSEDLKRVVVSLLGKVDRPEQVLFVPDLPKTRSAKIMRRLIRGKYLGAGDLGDLSSCQNPEAIGAIPSRGQV
- the tyrC gene encoding Protein tyrC: Cyclohexadienyl dehydrogenase (Arogenate dehydrogenase) (ADH); Prephenate dehydrogenase (PDH) (Evidence 2a : Function of homologous gene experimentally demonstrated in an other organism; PubMedId : 7823907; Product type e : enzyme); translated protein: MTGELRPESVHDAAASTSLPLVQRLAIIGLGLIGSSVGLACRAHGLAKEIRGADIEPDHRAHAVALGIVDLAFADIAAAIEGADMVVLAVPVGAIAPTLEQIVPHLAPGAVVTDVGSVKGVVATTMDRLLPAGNGVPGHPIAGRETSGPGAAAAELFVGAKCILTPGRLTDPAAVARVRALWRAVGSEVLQMRPECHDEIFAAISHLPHIVAYALMGAILDLEGGEHLQALAGGGLRDFSRVAMSHPVMWRDICLANREPILKMIARFQGALSDLAAMISAEDGDGLHQRFARARACREGLGNGNEGNNRERPGR